One Nitrosopumilus sp. genomic region harbors:
- the infB gene encoding translation initiation factor IF-2, whose translation MHIRQPIVAVLGHVDSGKTSLLDKIRGTGVQGREAGGITQHIGASFLPTETIKETCGILYKKLEQSENKVPGILVIDTPGHEVFTNLRSRGGSAADIAILVVDVNRGFQPQTNESLKILQSRKVPFVVALNKCDQISGWRKSDTKFISQAIKEQDASIQADLDQKIYDVVGTLSILGYQSEAFYRVKDFKSEIAIVPISARSGVGIPELLSVLVGLTQQYLKKRLDQDEKEPRGIVLEVNDEVGLGPTANIILIDGIIKKENSIVVAKRDSVLVVKPKAILLPKPLDEMRDPRDKFKPVQQVEAAAGLKIASAELDGVLPGSTLYVASNDEEIAKFTKLIEAEMKSVFVDTETDGIILKCDTIGSLEAIVEMLRRSQVPVAKADIGPVNRRDVMEAKAIKENNRHLGIILSFNVKVLPDAREESETSHIKIFEDKVIYSLIDNYNAWVEEDTANEEDAIFSELTPISKFTFLKGMVFRNNNPAVFGIRIDVGTLRHKIPFMNAEGRKVGYIHQLQLDKKTVTSAKAGDEVACSVKDVTIGRQIFEEEVYYTFPPSHEAKQILKKFMHKLNPEEQEVFNEIVRIQREKEPVYGY comes from the coding sequence TTGCATATTCGTCAGCCCATAGTGGCAGTTCTTGGTCACGTAGACTCTGGAAAAACTTCACTATTAGATAAAATTCGTGGAACAGGAGTTCAAGGCAGAGAGGCAGGAGGAATTACGCAGCACATTGGTGCCAGTTTTCTTCCAACTGAAACAATCAAAGAGACATGTGGGATTTTATACAAGAAACTTGAGCAATCAGAAAATAAAGTTCCCGGAATTTTAGTCATCGATACTCCAGGACACGAAGTTTTTACAAATCTTCGTTCAAGAGGCGGATCAGCTGCTGACATTGCAATTCTTGTAGTTGATGTTAACCGTGGATTCCAACCCCAAACAAATGAGAGTTTGAAAATTCTACAGAGCAGAAAAGTGCCATTTGTTGTTGCACTAAACAAATGTGATCAGATTTCTGGATGGAGAAAATCAGATACAAAATTCATCTCACAGGCAATAAAGGAGCAAGACGCATCTATTCAAGCAGATCTTGATCAAAAGATCTATGATGTTGTAGGAACTCTGTCTATTCTTGGATATCAATCAGAGGCATTTTATCGTGTTAAGGACTTTAAATCTGAAATTGCAATTGTTCCAATATCAGCAAGATCTGGAGTTGGAATTCCTGAGCTTCTCAGTGTTTTAGTTGGGCTAACACAGCAATATCTCAAAAAGAGACTAGATCAAGATGAGAAAGAGCCACGTGGAATTGTATTGGAAGTAAATGATGAGGTTGGATTAGGACCTACTGCAAATATCATCTTAATTGATGGGATAATAAAAAAAGAAAATAGCATAGTTGTTGCAAAAAGAGATTCTGTTCTAGTTGTTAAACCAAAGGCCATATTATTGCCAAAACCACTTGATGAGATGCGTGATCCACGAGACAAGTTCAAACCAGTTCAACAAGTAGAAGCAGCAGCTGGACTCAAAATTGCATCAGCTGAGCTTGATGGCGTGCTTCCAGGTAGTACTCTTTATGTTGCATCAAATGATGAGGAGATTGCAAAATTTACTAAACTCATCGAAGCTGAAATGAAATCTGTTTTTGTAGATACTGAGACTGATGGAATTATTCTAAAATGTGATACCATAGGCTCACTTGAGGCAATAGTTGAGATGCTAAGACGCTCCCAAGTGCCAGTAGCAAAGGCAGACATTGGGCCCGTTAATCGTCGTGATGTTATGGAGGCAAAAGCAATAAAAGAAAACAACAGACATCTTGGAATAATTTTATCATTTAATGTCAAGGTACTTCCTGATGCAAGAGAAGAATCAGAGACTAGTCATATCAAAATTTTTGAGGACAAAGTAATCTACAGTTTAATTGATAACTATAATGCTTGGGTTGAAGAAGATACTGCAAACGAAGAGGATGCAATATTTTCAGAACTAACACCAATCTCAAAGTTTACTTTTCTAAAAGGTATGGTTTTCAGAAATAACAATCCTGCAGTCTTTGGAATAAGAATAGATGTTGGAACATTAAGACACAAAATTCCATTTATGAATGCCGAAGGACGAAAGGTTGGCTATATTCACCAACTGCAACTAGACAAGAAAACTGTAACATCAGCAAAAGCTGGAGATGAGGTTGCATGCTCTGTTAAAGATGTAACAATAGGAAGACAAATCTTTGAAGAAGAAGTATACTATACTTTTCCGCCATCACATGAAGCAAAACAAATTTTGAAAAAATTCATGCACAAGCTAAACCCTGAAGAACAAGAAGTGTTTAATGAAATAGTTAGAATTCAAAGAGAAAAAGAACCAGTTTATGGTTATTAG
- the trxA gene encoding thioredoxin, translated as MSDDPEIEKIKQRKLEEMLKQQNQPRIEPGIIDLNESNFDSVISSENPTLVDFWAEWCGPCKIMHPVFESLSKKYPKIKFARVNVDNNQNISMRFAVQSIPTFIMFKAGQVVDKMMGAVGAPGIHMICKKYSK; from the coding sequence TTGTCTGATGATCCTGAGATTGAAAAGATAAAGCAGAGAAAACTCGAAGAGATGCTCAAGCAGCAAAATCAGCCTAGAATTGAGCCTGGAATTATTGATTTGAATGAGTCTAATTTTGATAGTGTGATATCTTCTGAGAATCCAACACTAGTTGATTTTTGGGCAGAATGGTGCGGTCCATGCAAAATTATGCATCCAGTATTTGAGAGTCTATCAAAAAAATATCCTAAAATAAAATTTGCCAGAGTAAATGTTGATAACAATCAAAATATCTCAATGAGATTTGCAGTACAATCTATTCCAACATTTATCATGTTCAAGGCAGGACAAGTGGTAGATAAGATGATGGGAGCAGTAGGAGCACCTGGAATCCATATGATCTGTAAAAAATATTCTAAATGA
- a CDS encoding fibronectin type III domain-containing protein, translated as MDKKIIVSLSFVICIAFTQIANAEPEFSFKFGDTGNGNTEFDNPTDVILDINSKNIYVVDNNNNRINVFDDDGDYDFQYGSFCDMAAVQNCNSNADGANDDGDGQFNNPISIAIDALGKFYVVDSGNERIQVFDDDGEFQSKFGSSDSGDDEYLGIANSVVIQEGTRKIFVSDIERDSISVFDSSENFVTSFDSFDGNDDFQNPTGLIIDNDNDMLYVVDSGNDRIVVFKLVTGTTCPSGTVESVDGICYVKEFGTTGSDEGEFDDPTGLAFDETNDLLYVSDTDNNRIQIFNIISGTTCPGTTQEIVDGICFVDEFGSVGSNDGEFDSPMGIAFDAVNGLLFVADSDNDRVQAFNVDVEPPSLAPTPPVNLDASPVSATSIILTWDKPELAQGVPEITGYKIEYKTGTGNYIVITQNTGSKSTSFIHKSLNSENTYSYRVYAINSEGISASSSIVSEKPKHTTTPAALTATAISPTQIKLSWLPPSETFGQEISGYEIKREVISGVYDTIGNVDDDVTTFVVSNLQTDKTYSFAVSAFIGYGSTQESESASATPRDDSVDTTEEPVTSTEVEITKSTPPIKLTATVVSATQINLAWSPPADDGNSEITGYKIQVKKDEGDFTTLVADSESTSRTYLHKNLTTNSKYTYKVFAINAAGTSDASNEFSATPKANNVQISPIGKLTIDEGKLVSFSVKLVDTSVKDVIFSLERNPEGSKIISNTGMFIWTPTASDGGKTFVFDIIAKKDGNTDKKEIIITVNDVIDSSEPESEPEPEDEPTILGLAPFVDETKDPQSYVDRYNNEKVYKDWFDKTYPEYESIYQAVGLEEPLEIPAPFVDKTKDPQSYVDRYNNEKVYKDWFDKTYPEYESIYQAVGLEEPIIDEPKPKEKKYGICGPGTKLIDGVCTIIKKPVVKPWWQFW; from the coding sequence TTGGATAAAAAAATTATAGTTAGTTTATCATTTGTGATTTGTATAGCATTTACTCAAATAGCAAATGCTGAACCAGAATTCTCATTTAAATTTGGAGATACAGGAAATGGTAACACGGAATTTGATAATCCAACGGATGTGATTTTAGATATCAATTCCAAGAACATCTATGTCGTTGATAATAACAACAACAGAATCAATGTCTTTGATGATGATGGCGATTATGATTTTCAATATGGTTCATTTTGTGATATGGCAGCAGTTCAAAATTGTAACAGTAATGCAGATGGTGCAAATGATGACGGGGATGGACAATTTAACAATCCAATCAGCATTGCAATTGATGCACTTGGTAAATTCTATGTAGTTGACTCAGGCAATGAGAGAATTCAAGTCTTTGATGATGATGGAGAATTCCAATCAAAGTTCGGATCATCAGATAGTGGTGATGATGAATATTTAGGCATTGCAAATAGTGTTGTGATTCAAGAGGGTACAAGAAAGATCTTTGTATCAGATATTGAAAGGGATTCAATATCGGTATTTGATTCATCTGAGAACTTTGTAACTAGTTTTGACTCTTTTGATGGAAATGATGATTTTCAAAATCCAACTGGATTGATAATTGATAATGATAATGATATGCTGTATGTAGTTGATTCAGGTAATGACAGAATTGTAGTCTTTAAGTTAGTTACTGGTACTACATGCCCATCAGGAACAGTAGAATCAGTAGATGGAATTTGTTATGTAAAGGAATTTGGGACAACTGGTTCTGATGAAGGAGAATTTGATGATCCAACAGGACTAGCATTTGATGAAACAAATGACTTGCTTTATGTTTCAGATACTGACAATAACAGAATTCAGATTTTCAATATTATTAGTGGAACAACTTGTCCTGGAACAACTCAAGAGATAGTAGATGGTATCTGCTTTGTTGATGAGTTTGGAAGTGTTGGCTCTAATGATGGAGAGTTTGATTCTCCAATGGGAATTGCATTTGATGCAGTAAATGGTCTGTTATTTGTTGCAGATTCAGACAATGACAGAGTTCAGGCATTTAATGTAGATGTGGAGCCACCATCACTTGCGCCGACTCCACCTGTTAATCTTGACGCATCACCAGTATCTGCCACCTCGATTATCTTAACATGGGACAAACCAGAGCTTGCTCAAGGAGTTCCAGAGATTACAGGGTATAAAATAGAATACAAAACTGGAACTGGAAACTATATTGTAATTACTCAAAATACTGGAAGCAAATCAACATCATTTATCCACAAGAGTCTCAATTCAGAGAATACTTACTCTTATCGTGTTTATGCAATTAATTCGGAGGGAATAAGTGCATCATCATCAATTGTTTCAGAGAAACCAAAACATACAACAACTCCTGCAGCGCTAACTGCAACTGCAATTTCACCTACTCAGATCAAACTTAGTTGGTTGCCACCATCAGAGACATTTGGACAAGAGATTAGTGGTTATGAGATAAAACGTGAGGTAATCTCAGGCGTATATGATACAATAGGAAATGTAGATGATGATGTTACAACATTTGTGGTCTCAAATCTTCAAACAGACAAAACATACTCTTTTGCAGTGAGTGCATTTATTGGATATGGTTCAACTCAGGAATCAGAATCAGCATCAGCTACTCCACGGGATGACTCTGTTGATACAACTGAAGAACCAGTCACATCAACTGAAGTAGAAATTACAAAATCAACACCTCCAATAAAACTAACTGCAACAGTTGTATCTGCAACACAGATCAATTTGGCATGGAGTCCACCAGCAGATGATGGGAACTCTGAGATTACAGGTTATAAGATTCAGGTAAAAAAAGATGAGGGTGACTTTACAACACTAGTTGCAGATTCAGAGAGTACATCTAGAACATATTTACACAAAAATCTTACAACAAACTCAAAGTATACCTACAAAGTTTTTGCGATCAATGCAGCAGGAACAAGTGATGCATCAAATGAATTTTCAGCAACACCAAAAGCAAACAATGTTCAGATTAGTCCTATAGGAAAACTGACAATTGATGAAGGTAAACTAGTATCATTTTCAGTAAAATTAGTGGATACTTCTGTAAAGGATGTAATTTTTTCATTAGAGAGGAATCCAGAGGGCTCTAAAATAATATCAAATACAGGAATGTTCATATGGACACCAACAGCATCTGATGGTGGAAAAACATTCGTCTTTGATATTATTGCAAAAAAAGATGGGAATACTGACAAAAAAGAGATCATAATTACAGTTAATGATGTAATAGATTCATCTGAACCAGAATCTGAACCAGAACCAGAAGATGAACCAACAATTTTAGGACTTGCACCATTTGTAGATGAAACAAAAGATCCGCAGAGTTATGTGGACAGATACAATAACGAGAAGGTCTACAAGGATTGGTTTGATAAGACATATCCAGAGTATGAGTCAATTTACCAAGCAGTTGGACTAGAAGAACCATTAGAGATTCCTGCACCATTTGTTGATAAAACAAAAGATCCGCAGAGTTATGTGGACAGATACAATAACGAGAAGGTCTACAAGGATTGGTTTGATAAGACATATCCAGAGTATGAGTCAATTTACCAAGCAGTTGGACTAGAAGAACCAATTATTGATGAACCAAAACCAAAAGAAAAAAAATATGGAATTTGCGGTCCTGGAACAAAACTAATTGATGGTGTATGTACTATAATCAAAAAACCAGTTGTAAAGCCTTGGTGGCAATTCTGGTAA
- a CDS encoding CFI-box-CTERM domain-containing protein has protein sequence MMIPAFAEVTSISMGKSFYTNAEKISFVGTENEGSVLVNVIVKDPNGKSKLLGGFSDPDGEFETIPQSVDNIFSLEGIYNATAFVEKIENGTTIQLQYDGDQVFEFSSVVLQLKSIDDKTIEEGKTLTFTVTLSESVEGVVFSLEKNPPTGATINAETGKFVWTPTTSQGPASYLFDIVATKGAQSDRESIKVTVTEKTIPQPQPEPEPKDEPEPEPKSEELKIPAPFVDETKDPQSYVDRYNNEKVYKDWFDKTYPEYESIYQAVGLEEPLEIPAPFVDKTKDPQSYVDRYNNEKVYKDWFDKTYPEYESIYQAVGLEEPKVLAPFVDPNLDPQYYIDRYNNEITYKNWFDKTYPDMTIYEAVGLDEPTTEEPKVEEEEFGECGEGTELVNGICMIVDNSKGGGCLIATATYGSEMAPQVQFLREIRDNQLMSTESGSSFMSGFNQLYYSFSPYIADLERENPAFKEMVKIGITPMLSSLSIMSLADSEFEIVSLGIGVILLNIGMYVGLPAILIIKTRKFIRI, from the coding sequence TTGCGGAAGTAACTAGTATTTCAATGGGGAAAAGCTTCTACACCAATGCAGAAAAAATCTCATTTGTTGGAACAGAAAATGAAGGAAGTGTACTTGTAAATGTAATAGTAAAAGATCCTAATGGTAAATCAAAATTACTTGGTGGTTTTTCAGATCCTGATGGGGAGTTTGAAACAATTCCACAATCAGTAGACAATATTTTTTCACTTGAAGGAATCTACAATGCAACCGCATTTGTAGAAAAAATTGAAAATGGAACCACGATTCAATTACAATATGATGGAGATCAAGTTTTTGAATTTTCTAGTGTAGTATTACAACTAAAATCAATTGATGATAAAACAATTGAAGAGGGGAAGACTTTGACTTTTACTGTAACGTTATCTGAATCAGTAGAAGGAGTAGTGTTTAGTTTGGAGAAGAATCCACCAACAGGTGCAACAATAAACGCAGAGACAGGAAAATTTGTTTGGACTCCCACTACATCACAAGGTCCAGCATCATATCTATTTGATATAGTAGCTACAAAAGGTGCACAAAGTGACAGAGAGTCAATCAAAGTAACAGTTACGGAAAAAACTATACCACAACCTCAACCAGAGCCAGAACCAAAAGATGAACCAGAGCCAGAACCAAAATCTGAAGAGTTGAAAATTCCTGCACCATTTGTAGATGAAACAAAAGATCCGCAGAGTTATGTGGACAGATACAATAACGAGAAGGTCTACAAGGATTGGTTTGATAAGACATATCCAGAGTATGAGTCAATTTACCAAGCAGTTGGACTAGAAGAACCATTAGAGATTCCTGCACCATTTGTTGATAAAACAAAAGATCCGCAGAGTTATGTGGACAGATACAATAACGAGAAGGTCTACAAGGATTGGTTTGATAAGACATATCCAGAGTATGAGTCAATTTACCAAGCAGTTGGACTAGAAGAACCAAAAGTATTAGCACCATTTGTTGATCCAAACTTGGATCCACAATACTACATTGATAGATACAATAACGAAATCACATACAAGAATTGGTTTGATAAGACATATCCAGATATGACAATTTATGAAGCAGTTGGACTAGACGAGCCAACAACTGAAGAACCCAAAGTGGAAGAAGAAGAGTTTGGAGAATGTGGAGAAGGAACAGAGTTAGTTAATGGAATTTGCATGATAGTTGATAATTCAAAGGGCGGAGGTTGTCTAATTGCAACTGCAACATATGGCTCTGAGATGGCACCACAAGTGCAATTCCTCAGAGAAATCAGAGACAATCAATTAATGAGTACAGAATCTGGATCTTCATTTATGAGCGGCTTTAACCAATTGTATTATTCATTCTCACCATACATTGCAGATTTGGAGCGAGAAAATCCAGCATTCAAGGAAATGGTAAAGATTGGAATCACACCAATGCTATCATCACTATCAATAATGTCACTTGCCGATTCAGAATTTGAAATTGTATCATTAGGAATTGGAGTAATACTGCTCAACATTGGAATGTATGTAGGATTACCTGCAATACTAATCATAAAAACCAGAAAATTCATCAGAATTTAG